The following are from one region of the Plasmodium gaboni strain SY75 chromosome 12, whole genome shotgun sequence genome:
- a CDS encoding hypothetical protein (conserved Plasmodium protein, unknown function) — protein sequence MFIIKCIVFVFIFCNGLLSVLGKEEKTKIRTDKNRFFQSIRNKIINFLANKKGFDRNGWMNMSIVQPRLNSINVRVENDHIICNEENQVLEVSLVRQNLLRYTDEGTYHEILLSTSNLSPTSQFINPLPLMKKNHTMNNINNHTSDRLPDGFEGYLICEKKNSQALLVPKIIENVEFISAPWKVRVSIDFYRCPITNFGRVFQIIIIDQVNVLMNNQRSFVWPIPLASFSEVYDFHLAVVDTKKGHFCELERNIETQDLNLNCPCWNKSYKFSITNALFLSGYIGMNVIQAIAQPFLEDSNNSRKNTSNSNLDDIDSHKKRITYNDLIDNNTITNNNDNINNQNDNYEDGKKKYLKKLNSITHLIYLSITALTNTAYSMMALMQIKKNLDLFNKAYEKAPYFYPWSLKYPENYLSTHKPELLNDSNKNNINNIITSGSSANNFSSSKYSNSSSQYTNKQATQKDRKKDTSSTKSNKQSNRQPTIVKQVQNVIREN from the coding sequence atgtttataataaaatgcatagtatttgtatttatattttgtaatgGTTTGCTGAGTGTCCTTGGTAAGGAGGAAAAAACGAAGATTCGGACTGATAAGAATAGATTTTTTCAGAGCATAAGAAATaagataataaattttttagCAAATAAGAAAGGATTTGATAGGAATGGATGGATGAATATGTCTATAGTGCAACCTAGATTGAATAGTATAAATGTGAGAGTAGAAAATGatcatataatatgtaatGAAGAGAATCAAGTATTAGAAGTATCTTTAGTAAGACAAAATTTATTAAGATATACAGATGAAGGTACATATcatgaaatattattaagtACAAGTAATTTATCACCTACATCTCAATTTATAAATCCATTACctttaatgaaaaaaaatcatactatgaataatataaataatcataCAAGCGATAGGTTACCAGATGGTTTTGAAGGTTATTTAATATGTGAGAAAAAGAATTCACAAGCATTATTAGTACCTAAGATTATAGAAAATGTCGAATTTATATCAGCTCCATGGAAAGTTAGAGTAAGTATAGATTTTTATAGATGCCCAATAACAAATTTTGGTAGGGTAtttcaaataattattattgatCAAGTAAATGTATTAATGAATAATCAAAGATCTTTTGTATGGCCTATTCCATTAGCATCATTTTCTGAAGTTTATGATTTTCATCTAGCTGTTGTTGATACTAAAAAAGGACACTTCTGTGAATTAGAAAGAAATATAGAAACACAAGATCTAAATTTAAATTGTCCATGTTGGAATAAATCTTATAAATTTAGTATAACCAATGCATTATTTCTTTCTGGTTATATAGGTATGAATGTTATACAAGCTATCGCTCAACCATTTTTAGAAGATTCTAACAATTCAAGAAAAAATACATCCAATTCAAACCTTGATGATATTGATTcacataaaaaaagaattacATACAATGATCttatagataataatactattacaaataataatgataatataaataatcaaaatgataattatgaagatggaaaaaaaaaatatctaaaaaaattaaatagTATAAcacatttaatatatttaagtATAACAGCTTTAACAAATACGGCTTATAGTATGATGGCATTAATGcaaatcaaaaaaaatctaGATCTATTTAATAAAGCTTATGAAAAAGCtccatatttttatccATGGTCACTTAAATATCCTGAAAATTATCTATCTACACATAAACcagaattattaaatgattcgaataaaaataatatcaataatattattaccTCTGGAAGTTCGGCCAATAATTTCTCATCATCAAAATA
- a CDS encoding potassium channel, whose amino-acid sequence MNNDNVGREPIDVVYDKRFSSNIKPRTKKKKRNENKIRLFRIQHYIYNIFTSFLCLFIVILILYASIDISINYGPVIILYILILELGSMLISYILLQFPFFYRKLKNTFMRARNINKYSHQYRPLYYDNNSFNEEKESFNISDEEKNGKRKRKHTYSFLSFDRGGKRSSLRRFLSSYKSRNDNEFVNSKTMKSKNKTKRKGLLSFNWIGYKNEEADKNKNDNNYNKNDDNNKYNDNNNKNDNNYNDNNNKNDNNNKNDNNNKNDYNYNDNNNYSDSSNNQQSRDNECDTLKSHSEEDERRIKKRKKKKRKDKRIVVFPRNDSEGNSFKRESIYIDDCNMWMKKTMRKSNRPNFKLTRSLSFNINMNKDDDLIMKDSASLDNIKIFLGHESSKFLREKNKLQKRKTSIYNKYVPLTFASSYKDDFFKEILKSQTDGIISCSSEYSSSSDDSNKNMFKTIYINNSKMDKKGKEDMDEDDDIVVGDNIDSNENIIIKENRYSMSNAILFHKEKRKYRKKEKNSICDEKKRISFFFNGKKLKKKKKKKRCFIKLKCMNKIKNLYYFFINYNMKSSKSSNNIYLFIRGFYIYTKHRFVHYLSYEPIWIVAILIRIVLWCIVWIWAASYMERKPKNFEITEWNMKNVPSFYGYIECTFQWCGVFDYFFGLYFSNNKLKYIFSFFSLIDFITTPVSSLIMNFFVQDNINHNYWFLILGPLRFLRLVRAESTISSCFFWLNDVKIIIIGIIILALAILFTFSGIMYILEAPDIERDFIKPLDFVYFGVITMSTVGYGDYTPVTKAGKFLTMFIIITCISFVAAQFKRLKEAMFSPKTVMGIIPKQDDDYILILGPVSPTQLLYICKGINNSFPNSVESIFLFTPLPVVIYRYVYGSIVKNTNIKICISGGNECFICPSIIYDAVINARALYILNNVDSEKYTLMYQQIFLASNNINFNNHDHQNQRINSQDILHNNIINKHNKDKSKNWKFSDLFSEYKNEINKNNMLNLEMNININNSFSIKEKDDQECLLRFIGTYNICNSLIPITLQLSNNSYEELIKSMNVYNYISIEELKYALIAKSVNCKGLFFLIINFFYKPKAVKSLKKYIIDLKLLMYNGMLRRKNRERLSSSNLKIKRASQQRKGNQNILSKISLFFKKQQKVHLLTQQISYEDKNNSNTSRTRGNNRNDNVDTQIKAKGSFQMDSKKKKQVMLKERMNKDINEQINKEIFQRTNERPNQLINESLNKDMNSHRKDNIHENNINEHIEKNDLFFLNSLDPNDDANFHNLSYKNYYYMLEKVNLNMYYYLEGLKYNIYRFQFPECMRGFLFQTASEYLYQKYSAFLIGIITINKEIFLNPVNYIIGEENKYFYTSAFSGIILTTSLDSLIKLSSINNISKKVYEYNKRLIDEKYKSTFSKNWIHSDQDYSSDHNHFVENTQIKETQINGDEVKIVLTSHDDSQHPSDPSINLRKNSMRSIYNKKKSEHCEEKNKIMDHKNINDDSTSHQVDDSTSYQVDDSTSHKVDDSTSHKVDDSSDSDNQRIESVSKKKKNIYYNLVLGICELENYISAYKDAFVDKDKPLLLVCGWPDNIHMFFKYLKRNVYNSSYMNKNNSNIDPYNNNNNNRNNNIYSNNIIRKEKRKRKKMKKLNDDIKYNIIILSLHVPKFNYENDLFNYSENVVFIRGSPLNSYNLIQAGVFYAKRIIILNSNHSLFIDKDAYRIDNEVIIIKNIVNQLFNYISKNKENYFNLLRKTFSKEYIDLTINEEIFLNDNINNSPNINEMIKVKMSDSSYDSLDDNYSSDDNSSDDNSSDDNSSDEDSSSSSSNDDHNDHGDDNEGDSLLLKQKKEKKKKKINKLKKRSLNFNNIFNINKNPYIICLIKNSESLEYIDGSINLSYENYNDNEKMNKIWENCGEYIYTFELVSANIFVHEMLHNLVSFSLPISKYAIEYSVIYSLIGIDINEYSKNAQKFHKNLNLSTGYVNLVPIPSYFYKKSFYKCFSYFLHNKLSLCIGILRYIDISSLSNKSKKLFVLSCPSRTMKIEPHDQAYVIAHRM is encoded by the exons atgaataatGATAATGTTGGGAGAGAACCTATAGATGTTGTTTATGATAAAAGGTTTAGTAGTAACATAAAACCaagaacaaaaaagaagaaaaggAATGAGAATAAAATTCGATTATTTCGAATACaacattatatttataatatatttacatcatttttatgtttatttattgtcATATTAATTCTTTATGCATCTATAGATATATCAATAAATTATGGTCCagttataatattatatatcttaaTATTAGAATTGGGTAGTATGctaatatcatatattttattacaatttccttttttttatcgTAAATTAAAGAATACATTTATGAGAGCTCgtaatattaataaatattcacATCAATATAGACCTCTCTATTATGATAACAACTCATTTAATGAGGAAAAGGAATCGTTTAATATTTCTGATGAGgaaaaaaatggaaaaagaaaaaggaaACATACGTATTCTTTTCTGAGTTTTGATAGAGGAGGAAAACGAAGTAGTTTGAGAAGATTTCTTTCTTCATATAAATCAAGAAATGACAATGAATTTGTAAATAGTAAGACTATgaaaagtaaaaataaaacaaaaaggAAAGGATTGCTCAGTTTTAATTGGATAGGATATAAGAATGAAGAGGCCgataagaataaaaatgataataattataataaaaatgatgataataataaatataatgataataataataaaaatgataataattataatgataataataataaaaatgataataataataaaaatgataataataataaaaatgattataattataatgataataacaATTATAGTGATAGTAGTAATAATCAGCAGAGTAGAGATAACGAATGTGATACATTAAAGAGCCATAGTGAAGAAGATGAAagaagaataaaaaaaagaaagaaaaagaaaagaaaagataAACGCATAGTAGTGTTTCCAAGAAATGATAGTGAAGGTAATAGTTTTAAAAGAGAAAGTATTTATATAGATGATTGTAATATGTGGATGAAAAAGACAATGAGAAAAAGTAATCGACCAAATTTTAAATTGACTAGATCTCTTAGTTtcaatattaatatgaataaagATGATGATTTAATAATGAAAGATTCTGCTAGtttagataatataaagatattttTAGGACATGAATCTAGTAAATTTTtaagagaaaaaaataaattacaGAAGAGGAAAAcatcaatatataataaatatgtgCCATTAACATTTGCGTCATCATATAAAGatgatttttttaaagaGATATTAAAATCTCAAACAGATGGTATAATATCTTGTAGTTCTGAATATTCTTCATCTAGTGATGATTCTAATAAGAATATGTttaaaacaatatatattaataatagtaaGATGGATAAGAAAGGTAAAGAGGATATGGATGAAGACGATGATATAGTTGTTGGAGATAATATTGATTCgaatgaaaatataataataaaagagAATCGTTATAGTATGAGTAATgctatattatttcataaagaaaagagaaaatatagaaaaaaggaaaaaaatagtaTATGTGATGAAAAGAAGAgaatatcatttttttttaatggaaaaaaattaaaaaaaaaaaaaaaaaaaaaaagatgttttataaaattaaaatgtatgaataaaataaagaatttatattatttttttataaattataatatgaaatCATCTAAAAGTTcgaataatatatatttatttattcgtggtttttatatatatacaaagCATCGATTTGTTCATTATTTATCTTATGAGCCCATATGGATTGTTGCTATATTAATAAGAATTGTTTTATGGTGTATTGTATGGATATGGGCAGCAAGTTATATGGAAAGAAAACCAAAAAATTTTGAGATAACAGAATGgaatatgaaaaatgtACCATCATTTTATGGATATATAGAATGTACATTTCAATGGTGTGGTGtatttgattatttttttggtttatatttttctaataataaattaaaatatatattttcttttttttcattgATAGATTTTATAACAACACCAGTATCATCATTAATTATGAATTTCTTTGTACAggataatataaatcataatTATTGGTTTCTAATATTAGGTCCCTTACGATTTTTACGATTAGTAAGAGCAGAGAGTACTATCAGTTCATGTTTTTTTTGGTTGAATgatgtaaaaataataataataggaataataatattagCTTTAgctatattatttacattttctggtataatgtatatattagaaGCACCAGATATAGAAAGAGATTTTATAAAACCATTAGATTTTGTATACTTTGGTGTTATTACTATGTCTACTGTTGGATATGGTGATTACACACCTGTAACAAAAGCTGGTAAATTTTTAACaatgtttattataattacatGTATTAGTTTTGTTGCAGCTCAATTTAAAAGATTAAAAGAAGCTATGTTTAGTCCTAAAACCGTTATGGGTATAATACCAAAACAAGatgatgattatatattaatattagGACCGGTTAGTCCTACtcaattattatatatatgtaaagGTATAAATAATAGTTTTCCTAATTCAGTTGaatctatatttttatttacacCACTACCTGttgttatatatagatatgTATATGGTAGTATTGTTAAAAATActaatattaaaatttgTATTAGTGGAGGTAATGAATGTTTTATTTGTCCtagtattatatatgatgcTGTCATAAATGCTAGAgctttatatattcttaatAATGTAGATTCAGAAAAATATACTTTAATGTATCaacaaatttttttagctagtaataatattaattttaataatcATGATCATCAAAATCAAAGAATTAACTCTCAAGatattttacataataatattataaataaacataataaagACAAATCAAAAAATTGGAAATTCTCTGATCTATTTTcagaatataaaaatgaaattaataaaaataatatgttaaatcttgaaatgaatattaatatcaataattcattttctATCAAAGAAAAAGATGATCAAGAATGTCTATTAAGATTTATAGGAacttataatatttgtaattCTTTAATACCTATCACATTACAATTATCTAATAATTCATATGAAGAATTAATTAAATCAATgaatgtatataattatataagtattgaagaattaaaatatgCACTAATAGCTAAAAGTGTTAATTGTAAAGGATTGTTCTTTCTTATTATCaactttttttataagcCTAAAGCAGTCAAGagtttaaaaaaatatataattgatTTGAAGTTGTTAATGTATAATGGAATGTTGAGAAGAAAAAACAGAGAAAGGTTAAGTAGTAGcaatttaaaaattaaacgCGCGTCACAACAAAGGAAAGGCAACCAAAACATTTTAAGCAAAATTAGTTTGTTTTTCAAAAAACAACAAAAGGTTCACCTTCTTACTCAACAAATCAGTTATGAGgacaaaaataatagtaatacTAGCCGCACCAGGGGGAACAATAGGAATGATAATGTGGATACACAAATTAAAGCAAAAGGATCCTTCCAAATGGATtcaaagaaaaaaaaacagGTCATGCTTAAGGAGCGGATGAACaaagatataaatgaacAGATAAACAAGGAGATATTCCAACGAACGAATGAAAGACCTAACCAACTTATCAATGAATCTTTAAACAAAGATATGAATTCACATAGAAAGGATAATATTCATGAGAACAATATTAATGAAcatatagaaaaaaatgatctcttttttttaaattctttAGATCCAAATGATGATGCAAATTTTCATAATCTTAGTtataagaattattattacatgTTAGAAAAGGTTAACttaaatatgtattattatttagaaggattgaaatataatatatatagatttCAATTTCCTGAATGTATGAGAGgttttctttttcaaaCAGCTTctgaatatttatatcagAAATATAGTGCTTTTCTTATTGGtattataacaataaataaagaaatattcttaaatccagttaattatattataggagaagaaaataaatatttttatacttCTGCATTTTCTGGTATTATTTTAACAACCAGTTTAGATAgtttaataaaattatcttctataaataatatatcaaaaaaggtttatgaatataataaaagattAATTGAcgaaaaatataaatctactttttcaaaaaattgGATTCATTCTGATCAGGATTATAGTAGTGATCATAATCATTTTGTCGAAAACACACAAATAAAAGAAACTCAGATAAATGGGGATGAAGTTAAAATTGTTTTGACGAGTCATGATGATTCTCAACATCCATCAGATCCTTCCATTAACCTTCGAAAGAACAGTATGAGGAGtatatacaataaaaagaaaagtGAACATTgtgaagaaaaaaataaaattatggaccacaaaaatataaatgatgataGTACATCACATCAGGTTGATGATAGTACATCATATCAGGTTGATGATAGTACATCACATAAGGTTGATGATAGTACATCACATAAGGTTGATGATAGTAGTGATTCTGATAATCAACGAATAGAAAGTGTAtcaaaaaagaaaaaaaatatttattataatctAGTGTTGGGTATATGCGAACTGGAGAATTACATATCAGCATATAAAGATGCATTTGTTGATAAGGATAAGCCATTATTACTAGTATGTGGGTGGCCAGATAATATCCACatgttttttaaatatttgaagagaaatgtatataattcatcctatatgaataaaaataacagTAACATTGACCCttacaataataataataataataggaataataatatatatagtaataatatcataagaaaggaaaaaaggaaaagaaaaaaaatgaaaaagttaaatgatgatataaaatataatattatcattttatcATTACATGTCCCAAAATTTAATTACGAAAATGatctttttaattattcAGAAAATGTGGTATTCATAAGAGGTTCCCCTTTAAATAGCTATAATTTAATACAAGCTGGTGTTTTTTATGCAAAgagaattattatattaaattcaAACCATAGTTTATTTATTGATAAAGATGCATATAGAATAGATAATGAagtaataattattaaaaatattgtaaatcaattatttaattatatatctaaaaataaagaaaattacTTTAATTTGTTAAGGAAGACGTTTTCAAAGGAATATATCGACTTAActataaatgaagaaatatttttaaacgacaatattaataacagtccaaatataaatgaaatgaTAAAGGTTAAAATGTCAGATTCGAGTTATGATTCTCttgatgataattattcatCAGATGATAATTCATCAGATGATAATTCATCAGATGATAATTCATCAGATGAGGATTCATCGTCTTCTTCTTCTAATGATGATCATAATGATCATGGTGATGACAATGAAGGAGATAGCTTATTGTTAAAAcagaaaaaagaaaagaaaaaaaaaaagattaaTAAGTTAAAGAAAAGATCACtaaattttaataacatatttaaTATCAATAAAAACCCATACATAATTTgtttaattaaaaattcaGAAAGTCTTGAATATATTGATGGAAGTATAAATTTATCTTACGAAAATTATAACGATAATGagaaaatgaataaaatatggGAAAATTGTGgtgaatatatatatacctttGAATTAGTATCAgcaaatatttttgttcaTGAAATGTTACATAATTTAGTTTCCTTTTCATTACCAATTAGTAAATATGCAATTGAATATTCAGttatttattctttaataggtattgatataaatgaatattcaaaaaatgCACAAAaatttcataaaaatttaaatcTTAGTACAGGATATGTTAATTTAGTTCCTATCCCTTcctatttttataaaaaaagcTTCTATAAATGCTTTTCATACtttttacataataaattatcCTTATGTATTGGAATATTAAGATATATTGACATTTCATCCTTGTCCAATAAATCCAAAAAGTTGTTCGTTTTATCCTGCCCATCCAGGACAATGAAGATTGAACCGCATGACCAA gCTTATGTTATTGCACACAGaatgtaa
- a CDS encoding hypothetical protein (conserved Plasmodium protein, unknown function) → MELEEQHLIRALKYLTQTNSCELSQKECKIIFNEILSQNLNDENIRDLIINIKSGIQGNKQNYVENFILSPSMLYLLINKQLKKHDLETIFKDFFNCIQNNNEINSEDLKRFLNLCNKNMSCNSSIDFSKINLNMIKLKEPMNYNIFINMMEQYLKKKDDNN, encoded by the coding sequence ATGGAACTTGAAGAACAACATTTAATTCGTGCACTCAAATATCTAACACAAACTAATAGTTGTGAATTATCACAAAAGGAATgcaaaattatttttaatgaaATTCTTTCTcaaaatttaaatgatgaaaaCATACGAGatttgataataaatataaaatcaGGTATACAAGGAAATAAACAGAATTATGTGGAAAATTTCATTTTAAGTCCTTCCATGTTATATTTActtataaataaacaattaaaaaagCATGATTTAGAAACGATCTTTAAGGATTTCTTTAACTgtatacaaaataataatgaaataaattCAGAAGATTTAAAAAGGTTTTTAAATCTgtgtaataaaaatatgtcATGTAATTCCTCAATAGATTTTAgtaaaattaatttaaatatgatCAAATTAAAAGAGCCCatgaattataatatttttataaatatgatgGAACAatatctaaaaaaaaaagatgacaataattaa
- a CDS encoding DNA helicase 60 codes for MRRNLLKFTSINCKRNDCVSLSSNFFFIKNRSYKYITVRSTIGTNVISEKDNRNILNRGQTNVLLSKKNICTENKIKQNDTQFYNDEEVTDHMQNDLETSNNYNEMDQNGNGNMDNQMDNQMDNQMDNHTDKHMHNNPLYDNDSFDRYQKKRDEIGENGFVQNRRYENYDKRKKSKTNYSYDNDYNQGSRNKRNMSYQDRYENLGSQLKDIEWDNVKYKIERQNLYSNINNNNNNNKGNDQNNNQINNDNSNNEQTNRLSKEDIQNELKKNNIYINKDGIIHNVINKFSDVCFHESILNYLNNKFNEPTAIQKITWPIALSGKDLIGVAETGSGKTLAFVLPCFMHILKHKEIVKNNNEQISQTNNLHQEEEVQINNHHFNENNDNNDKNNINSNNNINSYDYDMNTSERVSDSYGLILLPTRELCLQVLDEIKAFEKNLPIKSVAVYGGVPKYYQINNLKKGADIIVATPGRLLDFLENGIINLLKCIYVVIDEADRLLDMGFEKQLRKIMTQVNKNKQLLFLTATWPEQVRKLAYDFCSYDPVKIQIGKNELTANKNIEQNVIISSSIDMKKKLLDWLKENYENNKILIFCDTKRNCDNLCKELRYHQYNALSIHGDKQQRERDRILNNYKTDRCNILVATDVASRGLDIKNISVVINYDIPNTIEDYIHRIGRTGRAGKKGKSILFFSYDYYIPQKLKFAKELIKLLNKTNQTVPAQLREIAYSR; via the coding sequence atgagAAGAAATTTACTCAAGTTTACTTCTATCAACTGTAAGAGGAATGACTGTGTTTCTCTTTCGagtaattttttttttataaaaaataggtcatataaatatataactGTAAGAAGTACAATAGGCACAAATGTAATTAGCGAAAAGGATAATCGTAATATATTGAATCGAGGACAAACAAATGTCCTACTGAGcaagaaaaatatatgcacagaaaataaaattaaacaAAATGATACACAGTTTTATAATGACGAAGAAGTAACAGATCATATGCAGAATGATTTGGAGACGTCAAATAATTACAATGAAATGGATCAAAATGGAAATGGAAATATGGATAATCAAATGGATAATCAAATGGATAATCAAATGGATAATCATACAGATAAACACATGCATAATAACCCattatatgataatgatTCATTTGATAGataccaaaaaaaaagagatGAAATAGGAGAGAATGGTTTTGTTCAAAATAGAAGATATgaaaattatgataaacgtaaaaaatcaaaaacaaattactcatatgataatgattataatcAGGGTTCaagaaataaaagaaaCATGTCATATCAAGATAGATATGAAAATTTAGGAAGTCAATTAAAGGATATCGAATGGGATAAtgttaaatataaaattgaaAGGCAAAACCTATACAGCAACATaaacaacaataataataataataaaggtaatgatcaaaataataaccaaatcaataatgataattcaaataatgAACAAACAAATCGTTTAAGTAAAGAAGATATacaaaatgaattaaagaaaaataatatttatattaacaaGGATGGAATAATACATAATGTCATTAACAAATTCTCAGATGTATGCTTTCATGAATCCATATTAAATTAtctaaataataaatttaatgaACCCACAGCTATTCAAAAAATCACATGGCCTATTGCTTTATCTGGAAAAGATCTTATAGGTGTAGCAGAAACTGGAAGTGGAAAAACTTTAGCTTTTGTCTTGCCATGTTTTATGCACATACTAAAACATAAAGaaattgtaaaaaataataatgaacaAATAAGTCAAACGAATAATTTACATCAAGAAGAGGAAGTGcaaataaataatcatcattttaatgaaaataatgacAACAACgacaaaaataatattaatagtaataataatattaatagttATGATTATGATATGAATACCTCTGAACGTGTAAGCGATAGCTATGGACTTATTTTATTACCTACCAGAGAATTGTGCTTACAAGTTCTAGATGAAATAAAAGCTTTTGAAAAAAACTTACCAATTAAAAGTGTTGCTGTTTATGGTGGAGTACCcaaatattatcaaataaataatttaaaaaaaggTGCTGATATTATTGTTGCAACACCTGGAAGACTTTTAGACTTTCTAGAAAATGGTATTATCAACCTTCTTAAATGTATTTATGTTGTTATCGATGAAGCTGATCGTTTACTTGATATGGGATTCGAAAAACaattaagaaaaattatgacacaagttaataaaaataaacaattgttatttttaacAGCTACATGGCCTGAACAAGTCAGGAAACTTGCATATGATTTCTGTTCATACGATCCAGTAAAAATTCAAATAGGAAAAAATGAATTGACAgcaaataaaaatattgaacAAAATGTAATTATAAGTTCTTCTATTgatatgaagaaaaaattattagattggttaaaagaaaattatgaaaataataaaattcTAATATTTTGTGATACCAAAAGAAATTGTGATAATTTATGTAAAGAATTAAGATATCATCAATATAATGCTTTATCCATTCATGGTGATAAACAGCAAAGAGAAAGAGATCgaattttaaataattacaaAACAGATCGATGTAATATATTGGTAGCAACTGATGTAGCTTCAAGAGGATTAGATATTAAAAACATTTCAGTTGTCATTAATTATGATATACCTAATACAATAGAAGATTATATACATAGAATAGGAAGAACAGGAAGAGCTGgaaaaaaaggaaaatctattttgttcttttcatatgattattatataccacaaaaattaaagtttgcaaaagaattaattaaattgttaaataaaacaaatcAAACGGTTCCAGCTCAATTAAGAGAAATAGCTTATTCGAGATAA